Proteins encoded together in one Anoxybacillus flavithermus window:
- a CDS encoding L-threonylcarbamoyladenylate synthase — protein MKTRIFFVDKNVDELNSCPQVKQAAAYLQRGELVAFPTETVYGLGANAMSTAAVENIFVAKGRPSDNPLIVHIATTEQLHDIACDIPPVAYTLIEHFWPGPLTLVLSKKDAVSPRVTAGLNTVAVRMPNHPIALALIQASGLPIAAPSANRSGRPSPTTAKHVLDDLDGRIAAVVDGGATGVGVESTVIDCTSAIPTILRPGGVTKEEIERVIGAVDIDRALVEKEAVPKSPGMKYTHYAPKAPLVVVYGSPSFLQQVVNEKRASGFTVGVLTTEERRDTYEADVVIACGRRSDLRTVAKQLYDALRAFDETHVHFIYSEAFPNEGIGVAIMNRLLKAAGYQQMMEK, from the coding sequence TTGAAGACACGCATATTTTTTGTGGATAAAAATGTGGATGAGTTAAACAGTTGTCCACAAGTGAAACAGGCCGCAGCGTATTTACAACGAGGCGAGCTTGTTGCGTTTCCGACAGAAACGGTGTATGGTCTTGGAGCGAACGCCATGTCCACAGCAGCTGTGGAAAACATTTTTGTAGCGAAAGGGAGACCGAGCGATAATCCACTTATTGTTCACATTGCGACAACGGAGCAGTTGCATGATATTGCTTGCGACATTCCTCCTGTTGCATACACATTGATAGAGCATTTTTGGCCGGGTCCGCTCACGCTCGTTTTGTCGAAAAAAGATGCTGTCTCTCCGCGCGTTACTGCCGGTTTGAACACGGTAGCCGTGCGCATGCCGAACCATCCGATCGCGCTTGCCCTTATCCAAGCGAGCGGTTTGCCTATTGCTGCACCGAGTGCGAATCGTTCAGGAAGGCCGAGTCCGACGACGGCGAAACATGTGCTCGACGACTTAGATGGACGGATTGCAGCTGTTGTCGATGGGGGAGCGACAGGTGTTGGAGTTGAGTCAACGGTTATAGACTGCACGTCAGCCATCCCGACCATTTTAAGGCCGGGCGGTGTGACAAAAGAAGAAATTGAACGGGTGATCGGAGCTGTGGATATCGACCGCGCACTTGTGGAAAAAGAGGCTGTGCCGAAATCTCCAGGGATGAAATATACACATTACGCCCCGAAAGCTCCGCTCGTCGTTGTGTACGGCTCACCGTCATTTTTACAACAAGTCGTGAATGAAAAACGAGCGAGTGGATTCACTGTAGGAGTGTTGACGACGGAAGAGCGGCGCGATACGTATGAAGCTGATGTCGTTATTGCGTGCGGACGACGAAGCGATTTACGAACGGTGGCAAAACAGCTTTATGACGCGTTACGAGCGTTTGATGAAACACATGTACATTTCATTTATAGCGAGGCGTTTCCGAACGAAGGCATCGGGGTCGCTATTATGAATCGATTGTTAAAGGCAGCTGGCTATCAACAAATGATGGAAAAATGA
- the spoIIR gene encoding stage II sporulation protein R, whose product MNKYVMMVYITMVMIGAIVTIYGQQTEAQGDVVIPNEAVRLRILANSDAPADQALKRAVRDAVNDQITTWVSDLTSFEEAKRVIAEHIPEIEQTVARVLQEKKSDQSYKVTFGRVSFPTKIYGSYIYPAGEYDAVLITLGKGEGANWWCVLFPPLCFLDFSTGEAVRPAEKRVEQKTQVEQMEEQPLVVEDEQQVEVKFFVAEVWEKLMQ is encoded by the coding sequence ATGAACAAATACGTTATGATGGTATATATAACAATGGTGATGATTGGTGCGATTGTGACGATATATGGACAACAAACAGAAGCGCAAGGAGATGTCGTCATTCCAAATGAAGCGGTGCGGCTACGCATTTTAGCAAATAGCGATGCACCAGCTGATCAAGCGTTAAAACGTGCCGTTCGCGATGCGGTAAACGATCAAATTACAACATGGGTGAGCGATTTAACGTCATTTGAAGAAGCAAAACGAGTAATTGCCGAACATATACCGGAAATTGAACAAACCGTTGCTCGCGTTCTTCAAGAAAAAAAGAGCGATCAGTCGTACAAAGTGACGTTTGGGCGTGTATCGTTTCCGACAAAAATATATGGATCGTACATATATCCAGCAGGTGAGTACGATGCGGTCTTAATTACGCTCGGCAAAGGTGAAGGAGCAAACTGGTGGTGCGTTTTATTTCCACCGCTCTGTTTTCTCGATTTTTCCACAGGTGAAGCCGTTCGTCCTGCGGAAAAACGAGTCGAACAAAAGACACAAGTTGAACAAATGGAGGAACAGCCGCTCGTTGTTGAAGATGAACAGCAAGTAGAAGTGAAATTTTTCGTTGCAGAAGTATGGGAAAAACTTATGCAATAA
- the prmC gene encoding peptide chain release factor N(5)-glutamine methyltransferase, whose product MSSKIYEVLQWASSFFREHGKEATAAEWLLRHHLQMTRAQLFASLREPIDETSKRTFIADVKKHALEHIPIQYLIGYEQFYGRTFIVNEHVLIPRPETEELVAHVLARTTEQPLRLVDVGTGSGAIAITLALERPTWQVYGIDIAVRSLEVAKQNAEKLGAHVHWLEGDLLKPIIEKGITVDIVVSNPPYIPSHEISTLSPVVQKEPLRALVGGEDGLLFYRRLMEQLPHVVTSQALIAFEIGHGQGRAVQAMLQHAFPSARVDVMCDINGKERIVIADLASE is encoded by the coding sequence ATGAGCAGTAAAATATATGAAGTCCTTCAATGGGCTTCTTCTTTTTTCCGAGAGCACGGCAAAGAAGCAACGGCTGCAGAATGGTTGTTGCGCCACCACTTACAAATGACGCGCGCGCAACTATTTGCTTCGTTGCGTGAACCAATCGATGAAACGAGCAAGCGAACATTTATCGCCGATGTAAAAAAACATGCACTTGAACATATTCCGATTCAATATTTAATCGGGTATGAACAGTTTTACGGTCGAACGTTTATCGTGAATGAACACGTACTCATTCCGCGTCCAGAAACGGAAGAGCTCGTCGCCCACGTACTTGCACGTACGACCGAGCAGCCCCTTCGCCTAGTTGACGTCGGAACAGGGAGCGGGGCGATTGCCATTACGTTGGCGTTAGAGCGGCCAACATGGCAAGTGTATGGCATTGATATTGCCGTCCGCTCGCTCGAAGTGGCTAAACAAAATGCCGAAAAGCTTGGCGCTCACGTGCATTGGCTCGAAGGGGACTTACTTAAGCCGATCATTGAAAAAGGGATAACGGTTGATATCGTCGTTTCCAATCCGCCATACATTCCATCGCACGAAATTTCGACGCTATCGCCCGTCGTACAAAAAGAACCGCTCCGTGCACTTGTCGGTGGCGAAGATGGTTTGTTGTTTTATCGTCGCTTGATGGAACAACTGCCACATGTAGTTACCTCGCAAGCACTTATTGCATTTGAAATCGGTCACGGTCAAGGTCGAGCTGTTCAAGCGATGTTGCAACATGCATTTCCTTCTGCGCGTGTGGATGTGATGTGTGATATAAACGGCAAGGAGCGCATCGTCATCGCCGATCTCGCTTCCGAGTAA
- the prfA gene encoding peptide chain release factor 1 gives MFDRLQAVEARYEKLNELLMDPDVLNDPKKLRDYSKEQSDLAETVQTYREYKAVREQLADAKAMLEEKLDPDMREMVKEEISELEEREEQLVEKLKVLLLPKDPNDDKNVIMEIRGAAGGEEAALFAGDLYRMYTRYAESQGWKTEVIEAHPTGLGGYKEIIFMIQGKGAYSKLKFENGAHRVQRVPETESGGRIHTSTATVACLPEMEEIEIEINEKDIRVDTFASSGPGGQSVNTTMSAVRLTHIPTGIVVSCQDEKSQIKNKEKAMKVLRARIYDKYQQEARAEYDQTRKQAVGTGDRSERIRTYNFPQNRVTDHRIGLTIQKLDQVLEGKLDEIIDALILDDQSKKLEQANNEQ, from the coding sequence GTGTTTGACCGTTTACAAGCGGTAGAAGCCCGTTATGAAAAATTAAATGAACTATTAATGGATCCAGATGTGTTAAATGATCCGAAAAAGTTGCGTGATTACTCAAAAGAGCAATCCGATTTAGCTGAGACTGTCCAAACGTATCGTGAATATAAAGCGGTGCGTGAGCAGCTTGCGGATGCGAAAGCGATGCTTGAAGAAAAGCTCGATCCAGATATGCGCGAAATGGTGAAAGAAGAAATTAGTGAACTAGAAGAGCGTGAAGAGCAGCTTGTTGAAAAGCTAAAAGTATTGTTGCTTCCGAAAGATCCGAACGATGATAAAAACGTTATTATGGAAATTCGCGGAGCGGCAGGTGGAGAGGAAGCAGCGCTTTTTGCAGGCGATTTATACCGCATGTACACGCGCTATGCCGAGTCGCAAGGATGGAAAACAGAAGTCATTGAAGCACATCCGACAGGACTTGGCGGTTATAAAGAAATTATTTTTATGATTCAAGGAAAAGGAGCGTACTCGAAGCTGAAGTTCGAAAACGGTGCCCATCGCGTCCAGCGCGTACCAGAGACGGAGTCAGGCGGACGTATCCATACGTCGACAGCGACGGTAGCGTGCTTGCCGGAGATGGAAGAAATCGAAATTGAAATTAACGAAAAAGACATTCGTGTCGATACGTTTGCTTCGAGTGGGCCGGGGGGACAGAGCGTCAACACGACGATGTCAGCGGTTCGTTTAACGCACATTCCAACAGGAATTGTCGTCTCGTGCCAAGACGAAAAGTCGCAAATTAAAAATAAAGAAAAAGCGATGAAAGTATTGCGTGCGCGCATTTACGATAAATACCAACAAGAAGCGCGTGCAGAATACGACCAAACGCGCAAACAAGCCGTTGGAACAGGAGATCGCTCCGAGCGCATTCGCACATACAACTTCCCGCAAAACCGCGTGACCGATCATCGCATCGGCTTGACGATTCAAAAGCTTGATCAAGTGTTAGAAGGAAAGCTAGACGAAATTATTGATGCGCTCATTTTAGACGATCAATCGAAAAAATTGGAGCAAGCGAACAATGAGCAGTAA
- the adhP gene encoding alcohol dehydrogenase AdhP, with protein sequence MKAAVVHGFKQKLSIEEVEKPKLGYGEVLVKIEACGVCHTDLHAAHGDWPIKPKLPLIPGHEGVGVVVEIGEGVKTIKIGDRVGVPWLYSACGECEYCLSGQETLCPHQLNGGYSVDGGYAEYCKAPANYVARIPENLDPVEVAPILCAGVTTYKALKVSNAKPGDWVAIYGIGGLGHIALQYAKAMGFNVVAVDISDEKIELATKLGADIAVNGLKEDPVTAIREKVGGVQAAISVAVTKKAFEQAYQSVKRGGCLVVVGLPNDELPIPIFDTVLNGITVKGSIVGTRKDMQEALDFAARGKVRPIVEAVPLDKVNEVFERMEKGQINGRVVLTL encoded by the coding sequence ATGAAAGCTGCAGTCGTTCACGGGTTCAAACAAAAGCTAAGCATCGAAGAGGTAGAAAAACCAAAGTTAGGGTACGGTGAGGTACTTGTCAAAATCGAGGCTTGCGGAGTATGCCACACCGATTTACATGCGGCTCATGGGGACTGGCCAATTAAACCTAAACTCCCTCTCATCCCCGGTCATGAAGGAGTTGGAGTCGTTGTCGAAATAGGAGAGGGAGTCAAAACGATAAAAATTGGTGATCGGGTTGGTGTTCCATGGCTATATTCAGCGTGTGGGGAGTGTGAATATTGCCTAAGTGGACAAGAAACACTTTGTCCACACCAATTAAATGGCGGCTACTCAGTAGACGGTGGATATGCGGAATATTGCAAGGCTCCAGCAAACTATGTAGCAAGAATACCTGAAAATCTAGATCCAGTAGAAGTCGCACCTATTCTTTGCGCTGGGGTGACCACATATAAAGCTTTAAAAGTATCGAATGCCAAACCAGGTGACTGGGTTGCCATTTACGGGATTGGTGGGTTAGGCCATATCGCTTTACAATATGCTAAAGCCATGGGGTTCAATGTTGTGGCTGTAGACATTAGCGATGAAAAAATAGAACTCGCAACAAAATTAGGAGCAGATATTGCTGTTAACGGACTAAAAGAGGATCCGGTAACGGCAATCCGTGAAAAAGTGGGCGGGGTTCAGGCTGCTATTAGTGTTGCTGTGACAAAAAAAGCCTTTGAACAAGCTTATCAGTCTGTTAAGCGTGGGGGATGCCTTGTTGTTGTGGGCTTACCTAACGATGAATTACCAATACCGATTTTTGATACGGTCTTAAATGGTATTACAGTAAAAGGATCGATCGTCGGAACAAGAAAAGACATGCAGGAAGCATTAGATTTTGCGGCTCGAGGGAAAGTTCGTCCAATCGTGGAAGCGGTTCCGTTAGATAAGGTCAATGAAGTATTCGAGAGAATGGAGAAGGGACAGATCAACGGACGTGTTGTTTTAACTTTGTAA
- the adh gene encoding aldehyde dehydrogenase, with protein MIYAQPGQPGSLITFKKRYENFIGGEWVPPIDGEYFENISPVTGQVYCEVPRSKAADIELALDAAHAAKEAWGRTSVAERARLLNKIADRMEENLDMLAVAETWENGKPIRETRAADIPLAIDHFRYFAGCIRAEEGTLAEIDADTVAYHFKEPLGVVGQIIPWNFPILMAAWKLAPALAAGNCVVLKPAEQTPTSILVLIELIQDLLPKGIVNVVNGFGLEAGKPLASNPRIAKVAFTGETTTGRLIMQYASQNLIPVTLELGGKSPNIFFADVAAKDDEFFDKALEGFTMFALNQGEVCTCPSRALIEESIYDVFMERALERVKQIKQGNPLDTSTMIGAQASSEQLEKILSYIDIGKQEGAELLIGGERNMLEGDLQGGYYMKPTVFKGHNRMRIFQEEIFGPVVSVTTFKDQDEALSIANDTLYGLGAGIWTRDINTAYRFGRGIQAGRVWTNCYHTYPAHAAFGGYKMSGIGRETHKMMLEHYQQTKNLLVSYSPKKLGFF; from the coding sequence ATGATTTACGCCCAACCGGGACAACCTGGTTCACTCATTACATTCAAAAAGAGATATGAAAATTTCATCGGTGGGGAATGGGTTCCGCCAATAGATGGGGAATATTTTGAAAACATTTCACCTGTTACTGGACAAGTATATTGCGAGGTCCCTCGTTCAAAAGCTGCTGATATTGAATTAGCACTCGACGCAGCTCATGCAGCGAAAGAAGCATGGGGACGTACATCTGTTGCTGAACGGGCACGTCTGCTCAATAAAATCGCAGACCGAATGGAAGAAAACTTAGACATGCTTGCCGTGGCGGAAACGTGGGAAAATGGAAAGCCGATTCGTGAAACACGTGCGGCTGACATTCCTCTAGCTATTGATCATTTCCGCTATTTTGCCGGCTGCATTCGCGCTGAGGAAGGCACGTTGGCAGAGATTGACGCGGATACCGTCGCTTATCATTTTAAAGAGCCGCTCGGCGTTGTCGGACAAATTATTCCATGGAATTTCCCAATTTTAATGGCGGCTTGGAAACTCGCACCTGCTTTAGCTGCTGGCAACTGCGTTGTACTAAAGCCAGCTGAACAAACACCGACATCGATTCTCGTGCTGATCGAACTCATTCAAGATTTACTACCAAAAGGCATTGTGAATGTCGTCAATGGATTTGGTCTTGAAGCTGGCAAACCGCTCGCTTCTAACCCACGTATCGCAAAAGTTGCCTTTACCGGCGAAACGACGACGGGACGTCTCATTATGCAGTATGCATCTCAAAACTTAATTCCGGTCACACTTGAACTTGGGGGAAAATCACCAAACATTTTCTTTGCCGATGTCGCTGCGAAAGATGACGAATTTTTTGATAAAGCGCTTGAAGGATTTACAATGTTCGCTCTAAACCAAGGGGAAGTTTGTACATGCCCTTCGCGTGCATTAATCGAAGAATCCATTTACGATGTATTTATGGAACGAGCATTAGAGCGAGTCAAACAAATTAAACAAGGCAACCCGCTCGATACGAGCACAATGATCGGTGCTCAAGCCTCGTCCGAACAGCTAGAAAAAATTTTGTCATACATTGATATCGGTAAACAAGAAGGAGCTGAACTTCTCATCGGTGGCGAACGCAACATGTTAGAAGGGGATTTACAAGGTGGTTATTATATGAAGCCAACCGTCTTTAAGGGACATAATCGGATGCGTATTTTCCAAGAAGAAATTTTCGGTCCCGTTGTTTCCGTCACAACATTTAAGGATCAAGATGAAGCGTTATCGATTGCCAATGATACATTATACGGACTTGGTGCCGGAATATGGACGCGCGATATAAATACCGCATACCGATTTGGTCGCGGCATTCAAGCTGGACGCGTTTGGACGAATTGTTATCACACTTATCCGGCTCATGCAGCGTTTGGTGGATATAAAATGTCAGGAATCGGTCGTGAAACGCACAAAATGATGCTCGAACATTATCAACAAACGAAAAACTTACTTGTTAGCTATTCGCCGAAAAAACTTGGATTTTTCTAA
- a CDS encoding DUF779 domain-containing protein: MQPKVVATEAALQLIEKLKETYGPLMFHQSGGCCDGSSPMCYPQGEFIIGDSDVLLGEIGGCPFYMHAAQYEYWKHTQLIIDVVPGRGGMFSLEGREGVRFLTRSRRLN, from the coding sequence ATGCAACCGAAAGTAGTAGCGACCGAAGCTGCGCTACAACTTATCGAAAAATTAAAAGAAACATACGGTCCGCTTATGTTTCATCAATCTGGTGGTTGTTGTGATGGAAGCTCACCGATGTGTTATCCACAAGGGGAGTTTATCATCGGGGACTCAGACGTATTGCTTGGCGAAATCGGAGGATGCCCATTTTATATGCATGCTGCTCAATACGAATATTGGAAACATACGCAACTAATTATTGATGTTGTACCTGGCCGCGGTGGCATGTTTTCACTTGAAGGGCGCGAAGGAGTACGTTTTTTAACAAGGTCGAGGAGACTTAATTAG
- a CDS encoding sigma-54-dependent transcriptional regulator, with protein MKSILVIDDEREVGTFFSHFLEGKGYSVKIGFSGKDFSELIRQHHFDLALIDVKLPDTNGLDLLKQLKVSLPFCKVVVMTGYSTVKTAVEAIKYGASDYVEKPFDDIDQLEQLIDGLLYSGVPSTQNDMYKLAETLGFIVGTNKEMNDLLKFAYKIAKKNVNVLIEGETGTGKEVLAHFIHSASMRYDHPFVGVNCGAVSETLLESELFGYEKGAFTGAVKEKKGIFEIANRGTLFLDEIGEASLATQVKLLRVLETGEYMRVGGETVRKTNARIIAATHVNLAKAVEERNFREDLLYRLDVVKLTIPPLRERLEDLPLLVEYFLKKLNISMTFSEDSIACMRQYYWPGNVRELFNVVKRAVTLAEGETAVITPSYLPEKLKVSLPLKRADDEQDKKKELDFEVYLQQWVTHVLSMWRSNEKVDLEYVLSLVREMEVEMSRLFIMKTLKETIGNRKEAAERLNITVRKLRYLLKEKGSDSKL; from the coding sequence ATGAAAAGTATTTTAGTCATTGATGATGAGCGTGAGGTAGGTACATTTTTTAGTCATTTTTTGGAGGGAAAAGGCTATAGTGTAAAGATTGGATTTAGTGGAAAAGACTTTTCCGAACTTATTAGACAGCATCACTTTGATTTGGCATTAATTGATGTGAAGTTGCCGGATACAAATGGGCTAGATTTGTTAAAGCAACTGAAGGTTTCACTTCCTTTTTGCAAAGTTGTGGTGATGACGGGCTATAGTACTGTAAAAACAGCGGTGGAAGCAATCAAATACGGGGCAAGTGACTATGTGGAAAAACCATTTGACGATATTGATCAACTGGAACAACTAATTGATGGTTTGTTGTATAGCGGTGTTCCTTCGACACAAAATGATATGTATAAGTTAGCTGAAACGCTTGGGTTTATCGTTGGAACGAATAAAGAGATGAATGATTTATTAAAGTTTGCATATAAAATCGCAAAGAAAAATGTAAATGTACTTATCGAAGGAGAAACAGGTACAGGAAAAGAAGTTCTTGCTCATTTTATCCATAGTGCTAGTATGCGATATGATCATCCTTTTGTTGGGGTTAATTGTGGTGCGGTTTCAGAAACATTATTGGAAAGTGAACTGTTTGGCTACGAAAAGGGAGCATTTACGGGAGCAGTAAAAGAAAAAAAGGGAATTTTCGAAATTGCTAACCGTGGTACGTTGTTCTTAGATGAAATCGGTGAAGCTTCGCTTGCTACACAAGTAAAGTTGTTGAGGGTATTAGAGACGGGGGAATATATGCGAGTCGGTGGTGAAACAGTTCGGAAAACAAATGCACGTATTATTGCCGCAACTCATGTAAATCTTGCTAAGGCGGTGGAGGAAAGAAACTTTCGGGAAGATTTGCTCTATCGCCTTGATGTTGTGAAGTTGACTATCCCACCACTTCGTGAACGTCTGGAAGATTTGCCGCTTCTCGTTGAGTACTTTTTGAAAAAGTTAAATATTTCTATGACATTTTCTGAGGATAGTATTGCTTGTATGAGACAATATTATTGGCCCGGAAATGTAAGAGAGTTATTTAATGTCGTCAAACGAGCAGTAACATTAGCAGAAGGAGAAACAGCTGTTATTACTCCTTCATATTTACCTGAAAAATTAAAGGTTTCACTACCTTTGAAGCGAGCGGATGATGAGCAAGACAAGAAAAAGGAATTAGACTTCGAGGTATATTTGCAACAATGGGTAACCCACGTTTTGTCCATGTGGAGAAGCAATGAAAAAGTGGATCTTGAATATGTGCTTTCTTTAGTCAGAGAGATGGAGGTAGAGATGAGTCGTTTGTTTATTATGAAGACGCTAAAAGAAACTATTGGGAACAGAAAAGAAGCAGCGGAGCGTTTAAATATTACAGTCCGAAAGTTAAGGTACTTACTAAAAGAAAAGGGATCAGATTCAAAGTTGTAG
- a CDS encoding ATP-binding protein: MRDRQQIINLLTGVQSSKKSYYTELKKMVNELKKKNMQLEIINDITKSFNIDMSIDDMLKNTFDKLKEIFPIGRISLLLYEQEQLILTNVYPEQDLYFPVGFVVPKEHSLYWKVMQSLEKMFYQVQEEKAFFENKIYQALGIRSILLIPLMRKAQVIGLLSIGSEEVIMYDESDLSFFQQFGDQLAVCIENVRLYNEVLTSKKEWEETFRAVSEMIFVVDLEGNILKYNDAAKAFFSMNLYNINICELLSINFKESPIVETIETKKPVHRQFYIQQRVCEFHSYPVWNEQQKMYAIIIYINDITEKLQIEAQLIQSGKLAAIGEMAAGIAHELNNPLTAILGNAQLLLRSIKKDDRSYKLLYDIHLCGKRCKSIIQNLLTFSRQDEYVFELCSINEAVEQVLGLIGDQIQKQNIRIQKKLDSSLGLIEANIQQIGQVILNFLINAKDALEEVESDRKVIVIETKQFIENEKQWVVLCVRDNGKGIAEQHLQEIFNPFFTTKRPGKGTGLGLSVSLGIAEAHGGTIEVVSKLGRGSEFCLKIPCAVKEENE; encoded by the coding sequence ATGAGAGATAGGCAACAAATCATCAACTTATTAACAGGGGTACAATCTTCAAAGAAGAGCTACTATACCGAATTAAAAAAAATGGTAAATGAGTTAAAAAAGAAGAATATGCAGTTAGAAATCATCAATGATATTACAAAGAGCTTTAATATCGACATGTCGATCGATGATATGCTGAAAAATACGTTTGACAAACTAAAAGAGATTTTCCCTATAGGGCGAATTAGCTTGTTGCTATATGAACAAGAGCAACTTATATTAACGAACGTATATCCAGAACAAGATTTATATTTTCCAGTTGGATTTGTGGTGCCAAAAGAGCATTCTCTTTACTGGAAAGTAATGCAATCACTTGAGAAAATGTTCTATCAAGTACAAGAAGAGAAAGCATTTTTTGAAAATAAGATATACCAAGCACTAGGAATTCGTAGCATACTACTTATCCCGCTTATGAGAAAGGCGCAAGTTATTGGTTTGCTAAGTATTGGTAGTGAGGAGGTGATTATGTACGATGAATCTGATCTCTCTTTTTTTCAACAGTTTGGTGACCAATTGGCAGTCTGTATTGAAAATGTTCGCCTTTACAATGAAGTGCTGACAAGTAAAAAAGAATGGGAGGAAACGTTTCGGGCAGTCTCCGAAATGATATTCGTTGTTGATTTAGAAGGAAATATTTTGAAATATAATGATGCAGCTAAAGCTTTTTTTTCGATGAATCTATATAACATAAATATTTGTGAGTTACTATCGATAAATTTTAAGGAAAGTCCGATTGTTGAAACGATAGAAACCAAAAAACCTGTCCATCGTCAATTTTATATCCAGCAACGTGTTTGTGAGTTTCATTCTTATCCTGTATGGAACGAACAACAAAAAATGTATGCGATTATTATTTACATCAATGATATTACTGAAAAATTACAAATTGAAGCGCAACTTATTCAGTCTGGGAAACTTGCTGCTATTGGAGAGATGGCAGCTGGCATTGCACATGAACTAAACAATCCACTAACTGCAATTCTTGGTAATGCACAATTGTTGTTACGATCAATTAAGAAAGATGACCGTTCGTATAAATTATTGTATGATATCCATTTATGTGGGAAACGGTGCAAAAGCATTATTCAAAACTTATTGACGTTTTCCAGACAGGATGAATATGTATTTGAATTGTGTTCTATAAATGAAGCTGTTGAGCAAGTTTTAGGGTTAATTGGAGATCAAATTCAAAAACAGAATATTAGGATTCAAAAAAAACTAGATAGTTCGCTGGGTTTGATCGAAGCAAACATTCAGCAAATTGGACAAGTTATTTTAAACTTTTTAATCAATGCAAAAGATGCATTGGAAGAAGTGGAAAGTGATCGAAAGGTAATTGTGATTGAAACGAAACAATTTATCGAGAACGAGAAACAATGGGTCGTTCTATGTGTTAGGGACAATGGAAAAGGAATTGCAGAGCAACATTTACAAGAAATTTTTAATCCATTTTTTACAACTAAGAGACCGGGGAAGGGGACAGGTCTTGGTCTCTCGGTCAGCTTAGGTATTGCAGAAGCACACGGTGGGACCATTGAGGTAGTTAGTAAGCTAGGTAGAGGAAGTGAATTTTGCTTAAAGATTCCTTGCGCAGTGAAGGAGGAAAATGAATGA
- a CDS encoding iron-containing alcohol dehydrogenase — protein MNIHKFVMPEVIFGNASIQQVGESCVRLGATNVFIVSDPGVMEAGWLDVIVRSCRQAGLSYTTFHDITINPKDKEVEKGCRIYLENECDAVIGVGGGSSIDVAKAIAILVTNGGRIHDYEGVDKIRYPLPPQVMVPTTAGSGSEVSQFSVIVDTEAEKKMTIISRSLIPDIAIIDPETLSTKSPHLTASTGLDVLTHGIEAYVSLAATPLTDVHAKNAISLVAEYLRPSVASKMNLEAKINMAMACLQAGLAFSNAILGAVHAMSHAVGGKYNLLHGAVNSILLPHVMEYNLLANPKKFADIALFLGVDIRGMSNMEAGNKAIEHVKQLTMDIGTPQRLADIGVEKDQLKRMSVSAFHDTCMITNPRDVTIEDIEELFRKAW, from the coding sequence ATGAATATCCATAAATTCGTCATGCCTGAAGTTATTTTTGGTAACGCTTCCATTCAACAGGTAGGGGAAAGTTGTGTGCGACTTGGGGCAACGAATGTATTTATCGTTAGTGACCCAGGAGTTATGGAGGCTGGTTGGCTAGATGTAATTGTAAGAAGTTGTCGGCAAGCGGGGTTAAGCTATACAACATTTCACGACATAACCATTAATCCAAAAGATAAAGAGGTGGAGAAGGGGTGTCGTATATACCTCGAAAACGAATGTGATGCGGTTATCGGGGTTGGCGGTGGAAGTTCCATTGATGTAGCAAAAGCAATCGCCATTCTTGTTACTAACGGTGGGCGGATTCATGATTATGAAGGGGTTGACAAAATTCGTTATCCTCTCCCGCCGCAGGTAATGGTGCCTACAACAGCGGGATCAGGCTCTGAAGTTTCTCAATTTTCTGTAATTGTTGACACAGAGGCAGAGAAAAAGATGACGATCATTTCCCGTTCACTTATTCCCGATATTGCGATCATTGATCCTGAAACATTGTCGACTAAAAGTCCGCATTTAACTGCCTCAACAGGTCTAGATGTGTTAACCCATGGTATTGAAGCTTATGTTAGTCTGGCAGCAACACCTTTGACGGATGTACATGCTAAAAATGCTATTTCACTTGTTGCTGAATATTTGCGGCCTTCGGTAGCTTCAAAAATGAACCTAGAGGCTAAAATAAACATGGCAATGGCATGCTTACAGGCTGGTCTAGCTTTTTCTAATGCAATTTTAGGAGCGGTTCATGCAATGTCGCACGCGGTAGGAGGAAAATATAATCTCCTTCACGGAGCAGTGAATTCGATTTTGTTACCACATGTGATGGAATACAACTTGTTAGCAAATCCAAAGAAATTTGCAGATATTGCTCTTTTCCTAGGTGTTGATATTCGGGGAATGTCGAATATGGAGGCTGGAAACAAAGCAATTGAGCACGTGAAACAGCTGACTATGGATATTGGTACGCCACAAAGGCTAGCGGATATAGGTGTTGAGAAAGATCAGTTAAAAAGGATGAGTGTTTCCGCTTTTCACGATACGTGCATGATTACAAATCCACGAGATGTAACTATAGAAGACATTGAGGAACTATTTAGAAAGGCATGGTAA